Proteins from one Natrinema versiforme genomic window:
- a CDS encoding SHOCT domain-containing protein, which produces MPTNSDDTRLVTLLLVIIGAVFIVPLFFMGFGMMGFGPMMGGMWSGHMWGDGTMPGWMFIVGIVMQLLFLAALVGGGYLIYRAVTGDASDSDQALEELRLAYARGELTDEEYEQRREALERDT; this is translated from the coding sequence ATGCCGACAAATTCAGACGATACGCGACTTGTTACGCTCCTCCTCGTTATCATCGGTGCCGTCTTCATCGTCCCGTTGTTCTTCATGGGCTTCGGGATGATGGGGTTCGGTCCGATGATGGGCGGGATGTGGAGCGGTCACATGTGGGGCGACGGGACGATGCCCGGCTGGATGTTCATCGTCGGTATTGTGATGCAGCTGCTGTTCCTCGCTGCCCTCGTCGGTGGTGGGTACCTCATCTATCGCGCAGTCACGGGAGATGCGAGTGACTCGGACCAAGCACTCGAAGAGCTTCGGCTTGCCTACGCTCGCGGGGAGCTGACTGACGAGGAATACGAACAGCGACGCGAAGCACTCGAACGAGATACCTGA